The sequence ATTTCCTCCTTGAATTATTATGCAAAGCCCGACGTCCTGTCAAAGCTGTGGTCATTACACTCTATCGTCAGAGGTGAGTCAAAACATTACTATTATTCAGAAAAAAATAAAAAAAGGGCCCGAAGGCCCCCTTTTGGAATGCAGCGGATAGATTGTTTTATCCTACATAAGCAGTTGTAATACCCCTTGTGGCGCTTGGTTAGCTTGTGCCAGCATTGATTGTGATGCTTGCTTAAGGATATTGTTTTTGGAGAACTCCGTCATCTCTGCAGCCATATCAACATCACGGATACGTGACTCTGCAGCTTGGAGGTTTTCTCGGGAGTTGTCTGCGTTCCGTATGGTATGCTCAAGACGGTTTTGTACTGCCCCGAGGTTTGATCGTTCTTCTGATACAGATATTATTGCATCGTTAATAAGCTGGATTGCCACGGATTGATTTGCCGTGATATTGCTGGCTGCAACAGTATTCACACCGAGGGCTTCTGCCTGCATATCGTTAATGTTCAAGCTGATTATTTGTCCGCTGTTTGCTCCTACTTGAAATTCGAGGCCGTCTCCTGACTCTAGGTCTCCATCAAGCAAGGTTTGTGTGTTAAATTCTGTTTGCTCAGCAATACGGTCAATTTCATCTGAAAGTTGTTCTATCTCAGATTTGATAGACTCGCGATCCTTGGTAACATTGGTGTCGTTTGAAGCTTGAACAGAAAGTTCACGCATTCGTTGAAGAATTGCGTGGGTTTCATTGAGTGCTCCCTCTGCAGTTTGGATAAGAGATACGCCGTCCTGTGCGTTCCGTGATCCCTGTTGCAGCCCGCGAATTTGTCCGCGCATTTTTTCAGAAATAGCAAGCCCCGCAGCATCATCCCCTGCTCGGTTAATCCGGAATCCCGAGGAGAGTTTTTCCAGGGAGCGTCCGGTGCCTTGGTCGTTAATGCCGAGTTGTCTGTTTGCATTCATTGCCATAATGTTGTTGTTGATACGCATAATTTCCTCCTTGAAAATACGAAGCTACGCGTTTTGGCGTCACATGCCGTATTTATTGTTTCGGAAAACGGGGAGGTGCTTTACTTTTTTTAAAAATTTAATTTTTTTTCAATGGGTCGACATATAAAAAGGCGGCCTCTGTTTCGAGACCGCCTTTTTTGGAAAAAAAGAACCGTTTTTTTGTTCTACATAAGCAGTTGTAATACCCCTTGTGGCGCTTGGTTAGCTTGTGCCAGCATGGATTGTGATGCTTGCTTAAGGATATTGTTTTTAGAGAACTCCGTCATCTCTGCAGCCATATCAACATCACGGATACGTGACTCCGCAGCTTGGAGGTTTTCTTGGGAGTTGTCTGCGTTTCGTATGGTATGCTCAAGGCGGTTTTGTATCGCCCCAAGGTTTGAGCGTTCTTCTGATACAGATATTATTGCATCGTCAATAAGCTGAATTGCCACGGATTGGTCAGCAAGAATGTTGTTGTCTGCCACTTCGTGTACACCGAGGGCTTCTGCCTGCATGTCGTTAATACTCAAGCTGATGATCTGCCCACTATTTGCACCAACTTGAAGTTGGAGATCGTCTGCATTTCCTTGAAGCAAGGTTTGTGTGTTGAACTCCGTTTGTTCAGCAATCCGGTCAATCTCTTCAGTAAGCTGTTCAATTTCAGATTTGATAGACTCGCGATCCTTGGTAACATTGGTGTCGTTTGAAGCTTGAACAGAAAGTTCACGCATTCGTTGAAGAATTGCGTGGGTTTCATTGAGTGCTCCCTCAGCAGTTTGGATAAGAGATACGCCGTCCTGTGCGTTCCGTGATCCCTGTTGCAGCCCGCGAATTTGTCCGCGCATTTTTTCAGAAATAGCAAGCCCCGCAGCATCATCCCCTGCTCGGTTAATCCGGAACCCTGAGGAGAGTTTTTCCAAGGAATTTCCGGTGCCTTGGTCGTTAATGCCGAGTTGTCTGTTTGCATTCATTGCCATAATGTTGTTGTTGATACGCATAATTTCCTCCTTGAAAATACGAAGCTACGCGTTTTGGCATCACATGCCGTATTTATTGTTTCGGAAAACGGGGGAGGTACTTTACTTTTTTTAAAAAATTTAATTTTTTTCAATGGGTCGACATATAAAAAAGGCGGCTTCTGTTTCGAGACCGCCTTTTTCGTTAAAATAAGAGTGTGCTCTTGTGCGCTCACACTTTCTATGGTATACTTGAGTATGTATTAATTCTTCCACCGGGATTAGCGTGGCTCACATACTGATAATCGATGATGATCGGACATTCCTTTCGGTGTTCTCTCGCTTTTTGCGAAAGGCAGGGCATCAGGTTACCTCTGTTGATAATAGCCGGGATTTGTTTGACTATTTAAAGCAGGGCGGTTTTGACCTCCTTCTTCTTGACATGATTATGCCGGAACAGGACGGAGTTGATATCTTACGTACGCTTCGGCGTTATGGCTATACCATAGAAGTGATTGCCATGTCAGGTGGAGGACGGGTCACCGAGGGGGAGTTTTTCTTGGATTTTGCCCGTGCCATGGGAGTAACCCATCTTATACGCAAGCCAATTTATGATTTTAGAGAAGTATTAGAGCAGATACGAGGTGTAGCGGGAGAAGAGATCTCCCGCCGATATAGCTAGAAGCTTTTCGAGAAATTTACCAAGGGTAATACGGGAAAAACAGCACTGTTGCGTGCGATATTTCCCAAACCAATCTGTATACCGTCAAGCTGGGTGGCATAATTAATGACACCAAACTGAATGCCTGTTACGCGTTGACCGATATTGACAAAGCCCCAATCAAAGCCCTCAAAAGAGTCAGCGTAGTTTACCACAGAAAATATACGAGCCCCTTGGGCAGACCCTTGGGTTATGTTTGCCCATGAACCAAGAGATATCATATCTGAATTCCCGCCGGTAAGATTCACTCCGGTAAAAAGAGAAAATCCGCTTGTGCTTCCTTCGTTTATGTTGGCAAGCCCCCAGAAGCGAAAACCATCAAAATCACTCGTGGTGTGTCCCACAAATAGATTTATATCGACACCGTTCACCCTGTTGTTTTTGGTATAGAGCAGACCAAGACGAAGCCCGTCAACATTTTCTGTGGGGCCGCCAATTTGGATGGGTGAGACAAGACCTAACTCAACCTTGTTTGCCATGATCATGCTGGTGCAGATAGCGAGCATAAAAAGTGCTTTTTTCATATAACCTCCGTTTTGTTATGGTATGCGAGCAAAATATATCCGGTGAATCAGAAATGTATCGTCGGAATAGTTTTTTCTCTTTCTGGTTGATTTTCATATTTGTACTTCCCGTATGAGAGAGAGAGGATGTATCTTTTTGTATGGAGGTCTCTATGGATTTGGAAAAATTGGGTAGTCGTATTCGGACACGAAGAAAGGCAAAAGGGTTGACACAACAGCAGCTCGCTGCCTCTCTCTATATTTCTCCGCAAGCTGTTTCAAAATGGGAGCGTGGAGAAAATGCTCCAGATATCCTTGTCTTGCCGCGATTATCTGTTCTTCTTGATCGCTCCATTGAATGGATTATCAATGGTGATATACCAAATCGAGAAGTGATTGATGCGGTGGTGCTTGTTACAAGCTTGCGTAATTTTGTAACGCGGAGTCAAGAGCAGCCCCTTTCTCGTCTTGCCTTATGGATAAATCAGCTTTACCATGGCACTACGGAGGCCGTGTTAGCCTGTGAAGGGGTGGTTGTGAAATATACCGGGGATGGGGTGTTGGCATATTTTACCGGTGGGAATTATGTACAACGGGCACTTTCCTGCGGAGAGATGCTTCTCGAGCTTATTGCAGAAGAAGACATGCTTCTTACGTTAAAGGCGGGGCAGATATACGTTGGGGCCATGGGGCATGCCGAGTTTACTGCTCCAGATATCCTTGGAGAGACGGTGAATCAGGCATTTTTGTTGAATCGGTGGGCTACGGATGAACGGGAAGAACGAATGTTTGTTTCGGGACAGGCCTTTACAGGCATGCTCGCGCCTGTGGAGTACAAGCGCGATACAGCCCTGTCACATGAAGAGTTTCTGTATATTCGTCAATAATTCTTCGGCGGGAGAAGTTTTTGGTACTCCTCTTCCGTAATTGTCATCTGACTATTTTCTTCGAGAAATGCTTCAATTTTGTAGTAGTTGCGAAGCTCGGGAAGCATTATGTGCACCACAATATCAAGATAGTCTAAGAGAATCCACCGATTATGGTCTTGCCCTTCTGTATGGTCAACATACTGATCTTCCTGTTTCATCTCTTGTTTTATCGCCATGGCAATGGCTCGGACATGGTTGAAATTTGTTCCTTCGCAGATGACCGTCCAATCGGATACTGTGGAGGTTTCTCCCGTGTGAATAACACGGATATTCTCAGCCTTTGTTTCTAGCATGAGGTTGAGAATAGAGAGGAGATGAGGTTCTTGTTGTATTGCTTCAAAAATCATAAATAATCCTTTCGTAGTCGTGACCGACGATAAGTGTTGCATCATGGCGGGCGTCTCCCTGCCCGGGTCGGATAAATATGGGTGGTGGTGTGCCGAGAAGATTTGCAAGTTCTTCCGCAGTATCTGTGCCGGCTTTTCGCTGTACCACGATGGTTTGAGAGTAGTTCCAGCTTCTGGCGTTCCCCTCGGTAGTTCGAAACCCTTCACGGCGCAGGAGCTCCGCCACGGCACCGGCAACACCCGAGGTGCCGCATCCATTTAAAATCTCTACAGAGCCTCGTCGTGGAATTGCCGATTCAGGAACACGGCTTTTTTCTTCAATCTGCCGCTGATGTTCCCGCTGCTCCTCCAAAAGATGAAAGCGTTTTTCCCCGAGGTGAAATGCAGAAATCAGGACAAGGCATGTCAGTATACAAGAGAGTACATACCCTGTCTTCATAGTCGTTTACTTTGTCGGCATAAGAATGGTTTCGTCCCGACCTGGCCCTACTGACACAAGAGATATGGGGACATTGTAACAGAGCTCCTGGAGACGCAAAACATAGTTCTTCGCTGCAGAAGGAAGCTCTGAAAAGCTACGGCAGGAAGAAATATCTTCAGTCCAGCCGGGCATGATTTCATAGATTGGTTTTGCCCGCTCGACTTCCTCCGTAAGAGCTGGATACTGTTCTGTTTTCTTCCCGTCTACTTCGTAATGAGTACAAATCTTGATTTCAGAAAACCCCGTAAGGACATCGAGTTTTGTGAGGGCAAAGGTGGTGAATCCGTTGAGTTGAACGGCTTTTCGCAGGAGTACCGCATCAAACCAACCGCATCGACGAGGGCGTCCCGTTGTTGCGCCCATTTCTCCGCCTTGTTTCTGAAGTTTTTCCCCTGTCTCATCGGTAAGTTCCGTGGGAAAGGGACCATTTCCTACACGCGTAACATAGGTTTTAACA comes from Chitinivibrio alkaliphilus ACht1 and encodes:
- a CDS encoding flagellin, whose protein sequence is MRINNNIMAMNANRQLGINDQGTGRSLEKLSSGFRINRAGDDAAGLAISEKMRGQIRGLQQGSRNAQDGVSLIQTAEGALNETHAILQRMRELSVQASNDTNVTKDRESIKSEIEQLSDEIDRIAEQTEFNTQTLLDGDLESGDGLEFQVGANSGQIISLNINDMQAEALGVNTVAASNITANQSVAIQLINDAIISVSEERSNLGAVQNRLEHTIRNADNSRENLQAAESRIRDVDMAAEMTEFSKNNILKQASQSMLAQANQAPQGVLQLLM
- a CDS encoding flagellin, translating into MRINNNIMAMNANRQLGINDQGTGNSLEKLSSGFRINRAGDDAAGLAISEKMRGQIRGLQQGSRNAQDGVSLIQTAEGALNETHAILQRMRELSVQASNDTNVTKDRESIKSEIEQLTEEIDRIAEQTEFNTQTLLQGNADDLQLQVGANSGQIISLSINDMQAEALGVHEVADNNILADQSVAIQLIDDAIISVSEERSNLGAIQNRLEHTIRNADNSQENLQAAESRIRDVDMAAEMTEFSKNNILKQASQSMLAQANQAPQGVLQLLM
- a CDS encoding response regulator; amino-acid sequence: MAHILIIDDDRTFLSVFSRFLRKAGHQVTSVDNSRDLFDYLKQGGFDLLLLDMIMPEQDGVDILRTLRRYGYTIEVIAMSGGGRVTEGEFFLDFARAMGVTHLIRKPIYDFREVLEQIRGVAGEEISRRYS
- a CDS encoding helix-turn-helix domain-containing protein, giving the protein MDLEKLGSRIRTRRKAKGLTQQQLAASLYISPQAVSKWERGENAPDILVLPRLSVLLDRSIEWIINGDIPNREVIDAVVLVTSLRNFVTRSQEQPLSRLALWINQLYHGTTEAVLACEGVVVKYTGDGVLAYFTGGNYVQRALSCGEMLLELIAEEDMLLTLKAGQIYVGAMGHAEFTAPDILGETVNQAFLLNRWATDEREERMFVSGQAFTGMLAPVEYKRDTALSHEEFLYIRQ
- the rsfS gene encoding ribosome silencing factor; protein product: MIFEAIQQEPHLLSILNLMLETKAENIRVIHTGETSTVSDWTVICEGTNFNHVRAIAMAIKQEMKQEDQYVDHTEGQDHNRWILLDYLDIVVHIMLPELRNYYKIEAFLEENSQMTITEEEYQKLLPPKNY
- a CDS encoding LytR C-terminal domain-containing protein, with amino-acid sequence MKTGYVLSCILTCLVLISAFHLGEKRFHLLEEQREHQRQIEEKSRVPESAIPRRGSVEILNGCGTSGVAGAVAELLRREGFRTTEGNARSWNYSQTIVVQRKAGTDTAEELANLLGTPPPIFIRPGQGDARHDATLIVGHDYERIIYDF